Proteins encoded within one genomic window of Citrobacter amalonaticus Y19:
- the ybeD gene encoding DUF493 family protein YbeD, which yields MKTKLNELLEFPTPFTYKVMGQALPELVEQVVEVVQRHAPGDYSPTVKPSSKGNYHSVSITINATHIEQVETLYEELGNIEIVRMVL from the coding sequence ATGAAAACCAAACTTAACGAACTGCTTGAATTCCCTACTCCTTTTACTTACAAAGTCATGGGGCAGGCGTTACCTGAGCTGGTTGAACAGGTGGTTGAAGTGGTACAGCGCCATGCGCCAGGTGATTACTCCCCGACGGTAAAACCCAGCAGCAAAGGCAATTACCACTCGGTTTCGATTACCATCAACGCGACCCATATTGAGCAGGTTGAAACCCTGTACGAAGAGCTCGGTAACATCGAAATCGTCCGTATGGTTCTGTAA